One Brassica napus cultivar Da-Ae chromosome C4, Da-Ae, whole genome shotgun sequence genomic region harbors:
- the LOC106396956 gene encoding K(+) efflux antiporter 5 isoform X2: MDLDEEAPVPSVLAAMISDDHNPHASPHFHHSISMARRRFTVIGFSFLLLVGTTLSARSDKETRERFYGNVVNSTAPGNGEGSIAKMFDRVLEKEFSENDQPEGSDGGASFNSSVADQQAEIETVAKVTHEKGKRNDTQENNGTRPFQLQDVFSLENEDSDDMTLIDKKNNVFVMSNKKSKYPILQVDLRLISDLVVIIVFAAIGGIVFSCLGQPVIVGYLLAGSIIGPGGLKFISEMVQVETVAQFGVVFLLFALGLEFSMTKLKVVGPVAVLGGLFQIVLLMFLCGVTALLCGARLSEGIFVGAFLSMSSTAVVVKFLVERNSTSSLHGQVTIGILIFQDCVVGLLFALLPVLGGNSGLLQGIISMGKLLLILSIFLTVASLLTWSFVPRFLKLMIQLSSQVSFNDSISFEWHPNSCQCFFHYVMQTNELYQLAAVAFCLLSAWCSDKLGLSLELGSFVAGVMLSTTEFAQHTLEQVEPIRNLFAALFLSSIGMLINVHFLWNHVDILLASVILVIVVKTAIAAIVVKAFRYNIKISFHVGVLLAQIGEFAFVLLSRASNLHVIEGKMYLLLLGTTALSLVTTPLLFKLIPSAMNLGVILRWFPSENSSPNEEKASMIEIHNRTN; the protein is encoded by the exons ATGGATCTCGACGAAGAAGCTCCGGTGCCTTCCGTATTGGCCGCCATGATCTCCGATGACCACAATCCACACGCTTCTCCTCACTTTCATCATTCT ATATCAATGGCGAGGAGGAGATTCACAGTGATTGGATTCTCGTTCCTCCTTTTAGTTGGTACGACTTTATCAGCGAGATCTGATAAGGAAACCAGAGAGCGCTTCTACGGCAACGTTGTCAACTCCACGGCTCCGGGAAACGGCGAAGGGAGTATCGCTAAAATGTTCGATCGAGTTCTCGAGAAAGAGTTCTCCGAAAACGATCAGCCTGAAG GATCGGATGGAGGAGCCAGCTTTAACAGCAGTGTTGCTGATCAACAA GCTGAAATAGAGACTGTAGCAAAAGTAACGCATGAGAAGGGCAAACGAAATGATACTCAAGAAAATAA TGGTACGAGACCATTCCAACTTCAAGATGTGTTTTCCTTGGAAAATGAAGATTCTGATGATATGACTCTTATTGACAAAAAG AACAATGTTTTTGTCATGTCGAACAAAAAATCTAAGTATCCCATACTTCAAGTAGACCTGAG ATTGATATCAGATTTGGTTGTCATTATTGTTTTTGCTGCGATTGGTGGCATTGTCTTCTCGTGTCTTGGACAACCG GTCATTGTTGGATATCTTCTGGCGGGGTCAATCATTGGGCCAGGAGGACTGAAATTCATCAGTGAAATGGTTCag GTTGAAACTGTGGCCCAGTTTGGTGTTGTTTTCCTCCTTTTTGCTTTGGGCTTGGAGTTCTCAATGACTAAG CTGAAAGTTGTTGGCCCAGTTGCTGTCCTTGGAGGACTTTTTCAAATCGTATTACTGATGTTTCTGTGTGGTGTAACTGCATTG TTATGTGGAGCAAGGTTATCGGAGGGTATTTTTGTTGGTGCTTTTCTGTCTATGTCATCAACAGCAGTG GTGGTAAAGTTTTTAGTGGAACGGAACAGTACAAGTTCTCTCCATGGTCAAGTCACGATAGGGATACTTATCTTTCAG gactGTGTTGTTGGTTTATTATTCGCACTGCTTCCAGTTTTGGGTGGTAACAGTGGTTTACTACAAGGGATTATATCAATGGGAAAGCT GCTCCTGATATTGTCAATATTTCTCACTGTTGCATCTCTACTAACGTGGTCATTTGTGCCTCGCTTTCTGAAGCTAATGATTCAGTTATCATCTCAAGTAAGTTTTAATGATTCAATTTCTTTTGAGTGGCATCCGAATTCTTGCCAATGTTTTTTTCATTATGTAATGCAGACAAATGAACTTTACCAATTAGCTGCTGTGGCGTTCTGCTTACTATCTGCATGG TGCAGTGATAAGCTGGGTCTTAGTCTTGAGTTGGGATCATTTGTGGCTGGTGTTATGCTGTCCACAACTGAGTTTGCTCAACATACACTAGAGCAG GTGGAACCGATTCGTAATTTGTTTGCCGCTCTCTTCCTGTCAAGTATCGGTATGCTCATAAATGTGCACTTTCTATGGAACCACGTGGATATCCTTCTGGCATCTGTGATTCTAGTCATAGTTGTTAAGACAGCAATTGCAGCGATAGTGGTTAAGGCTTTTCGGTACAACATCAAGATATCTTTCCAT GTGGGGGTACTTCTTGCTCAGATCGGCGAGTTTGCCTTTGTTCTGCTAAGCCGAGCATCAAACCTGCACGTTATCGAG GGGAAAATGTATCTCCTCCTATTGGGAACAACAGCTCTGAGTCTC GTGACGACTCCATTGTTGTTCAAGTTGATACCGAGTGCAATGAACCTGGGTGTCATCCTTCGATGGTTTCCTTCTGAGAATAGCTCCCCGAACGAG GAGAAAGCATCGATGATAGAAATACATAACAGAACCAACTGA
- the LOC106396956 gene encoding K(+) efflux antiporter 5 isoform X4, which yields MDLDEEAPVPSVLAAMISDDHNPHASPHFHHSISMARRRFTVIGFSFLLLVGTTLSARSDKETRERFYGNVVNSTAPGNGEGSIAKMFDRVLEKEFSENDQPEGSDGGASFNSSVADQQAEIETVAKVTHEKGKRNDTQENNGTRPFQLQDVFSLENEDSDDMTLIDKKNNVFVMSNKKSKYPILQVDLRLISDLVVIIVFAAIGGIVFSCLGQPVIVGYLLAGSIIGPGGLKFISEMVQVETVAQFGVVFLLFALGLEFSMTKLKVVGPVAVLGGLFQIVLLMFLCGVTALLCGARLSEGIFVGAFLSMSSTAVVVKFLVERNSTSSLHGQVTIGILIFQDCVVGLLFALLPVLGGNSGLLQGIISMGKLLLILSIFLTVASLLTWSFVPRFLKLMIQLSSQTNELYQLAAVAFCLLSAWCSDKLGLSLELGSFVAGVMLSTTEFAQHTLEQVEPIRNLFAALFLSSIGMLINVHFLWNHVDILLASVILVIVVKTAIAAIVVKAFRYNIKISFHVGVLLAQIGEFAFVLLSRASNLHVIEGKMYLLLLGTTALSLVTTPLLFKLIPSAMNLGVILRWFPSENSSPNEEKASMIEIHNRTN from the exons ATGGATCTCGACGAAGAAGCTCCGGTGCCTTCCGTATTGGCCGCCATGATCTCCGATGACCACAATCCACACGCTTCTCCTCACTTTCATCATTCT ATATCAATGGCGAGGAGGAGATTCACAGTGATTGGATTCTCGTTCCTCCTTTTAGTTGGTACGACTTTATCAGCGAGATCTGATAAGGAAACCAGAGAGCGCTTCTACGGCAACGTTGTCAACTCCACGGCTCCGGGAAACGGCGAAGGGAGTATCGCTAAAATGTTCGATCGAGTTCTCGAGAAAGAGTTCTCCGAAAACGATCAGCCTGAAG GATCGGATGGAGGAGCCAGCTTTAACAGCAGTGTTGCTGATCAACAA GCTGAAATAGAGACTGTAGCAAAAGTAACGCATGAGAAGGGCAAACGAAATGATACTCAAGAAAATAA TGGTACGAGACCATTCCAACTTCAAGATGTGTTTTCCTTGGAAAATGAAGATTCTGATGATATGACTCTTATTGACAAAAAG AACAATGTTTTTGTCATGTCGAACAAAAAATCTAAGTATCCCATACTTCAAGTAGACCTGAG ATTGATATCAGATTTGGTTGTCATTATTGTTTTTGCTGCGATTGGTGGCATTGTCTTCTCGTGTCTTGGACAACCG GTCATTGTTGGATATCTTCTGGCGGGGTCAATCATTGGGCCAGGAGGACTGAAATTCATCAGTGAAATGGTTCag GTTGAAACTGTGGCCCAGTTTGGTGTTGTTTTCCTCCTTTTTGCTTTGGGCTTGGAGTTCTCAATGACTAAG CTGAAAGTTGTTGGCCCAGTTGCTGTCCTTGGAGGACTTTTTCAAATCGTATTACTGATGTTTCTGTGTGGTGTAACTGCATTG TTATGTGGAGCAAGGTTATCGGAGGGTATTTTTGTTGGTGCTTTTCTGTCTATGTCATCAACAGCAGTG GTGGTAAAGTTTTTAGTGGAACGGAACAGTACAAGTTCTCTCCATGGTCAAGTCACGATAGGGATACTTATCTTTCAG gactGTGTTGTTGGTTTATTATTCGCACTGCTTCCAGTTTTGGGTGGTAACAGTGGTTTACTACAAGGGATTATATCAATGGGAAAGCT GCTCCTGATATTGTCAATATTTCTCACTGTTGCATCTCTACTAACGTGGTCATTTGTGCCTCGCTTTCTGAAGCTAATGATTCAGTTATCATCTCAA ACAAATGAACTTTACCAATTAGCTGCTGTGGCGTTCTGCTTACTATCTGCATGG TGCAGTGATAAGCTGGGTCTTAGTCTTGAGTTGGGATCATTTGTGGCTGGTGTTATGCTGTCCACAACTGAGTTTGCTCAACATACACTAGAGCAG GTGGAACCGATTCGTAATTTGTTTGCCGCTCTCTTCCTGTCAAGTATCGGTATGCTCATAAATGTGCACTTTCTATGGAACCACGTGGATATCCTTCTGGCATCTGTGATTCTAGTCATAGTTGTTAAGACAGCAATTGCAGCGATAGTGGTTAAGGCTTTTCGGTACAACATCAAGATATCTTTCCAT GTGGGGGTACTTCTTGCTCAGATCGGCGAGTTTGCCTTTGTTCTGCTAAGCCGAGCATCAAACCTGCACGTTATCGAG GGGAAAATGTATCTCCTCCTATTGGGAACAACAGCTCTGAGTCTC GTGACGACTCCATTGTTGTTCAAGTTGATACCGAGTGCAATGAACCTGGGTGTCATCCTTCGATGGTTTCCTTCTGAGAATAGCTCCCCGAACGAG GAGAAAGCATCGATGATAGAAATACATAACAGAACCAACTGA
- the LOC106396956 gene encoding K(+) efflux antiporter 5 isoform X3, which yields MDLDEEAPVPSVLAAMISDDHNPHASPHFHHSISMARRRFTVIGFSFLLLVGTTLSARSDKETRERFYGNVVNSTAPGNGEGSIAKMFDRVLEKEFSENDQPEGSDGGASFNSSVADQQAEIETVAKVTHEKGKRNDTQENNGTRPFQLQDVFSLENEDSDDMTLIDKKNNVFVMSNKKSKYPILQVDLRLISDLVVIIVFAAIGGIVFSCLGQPVIVGYLLAGSIIGPGGLKFISEMVQVETVAQFGVVFLLFALGLEFSMTKLKVVGPVAVLGGLFQIVLLMFLCGVTALLCGARLSEGIFVGAFLSMSSTAVVVKFLVERNSTSSLHGQVTIGILIFQDCVVGLLFALLPVLGGNSGLLQGIISMGKLLLILSIFLTVASLLTWSFVPRFLKLMIQLSSQTNELYQLAAVAFCLLSAWCSDKLGLSLELGSFVAGVMLSTTEFAQHTLEQVEPIRNLFAALFLSSIGMLINVHFLWNHVDILLASVILVIVVKTAIAAIVVKAFRYNIKISFHVGVLLAQIGEFAFVLLSRASNLHVIEGKMYLLLLGTTALSLVTTPLLFKLIPSAMNLGVILRWFPSENSSPNESMQEKASMIEIHNRTN from the exons ATGGATCTCGACGAAGAAGCTCCGGTGCCTTCCGTATTGGCCGCCATGATCTCCGATGACCACAATCCACACGCTTCTCCTCACTTTCATCATTCT ATATCAATGGCGAGGAGGAGATTCACAGTGATTGGATTCTCGTTCCTCCTTTTAGTTGGTACGACTTTATCAGCGAGATCTGATAAGGAAACCAGAGAGCGCTTCTACGGCAACGTTGTCAACTCCACGGCTCCGGGAAACGGCGAAGGGAGTATCGCTAAAATGTTCGATCGAGTTCTCGAGAAAGAGTTCTCCGAAAACGATCAGCCTGAAG GATCGGATGGAGGAGCCAGCTTTAACAGCAGTGTTGCTGATCAACAA GCTGAAATAGAGACTGTAGCAAAAGTAACGCATGAGAAGGGCAAACGAAATGATACTCAAGAAAATAA TGGTACGAGACCATTCCAACTTCAAGATGTGTTTTCCTTGGAAAATGAAGATTCTGATGATATGACTCTTATTGACAAAAAG AACAATGTTTTTGTCATGTCGAACAAAAAATCTAAGTATCCCATACTTCAAGTAGACCTGAG ATTGATATCAGATTTGGTTGTCATTATTGTTTTTGCTGCGATTGGTGGCATTGTCTTCTCGTGTCTTGGACAACCG GTCATTGTTGGATATCTTCTGGCGGGGTCAATCATTGGGCCAGGAGGACTGAAATTCATCAGTGAAATGGTTCag GTTGAAACTGTGGCCCAGTTTGGTGTTGTTTTCCTCCTTTTTGCTTTGGGCTTGGAGTTCTCAATGACTAAG CTGAAAGTTGTTGGCCCAGTTGCTGTCCTTGGAGGACTTTTTCAAATCGTATTACTGATGTTTCTGTGTGGTGTAACTGCATTG TTATGTGGAGCAAGGTTATCGGAGGGTATTTTTGTTGGTGCTTTTCTGTCTATGTCATCAACAGCAGTG GTGGTAAAGTTTTTAGTGGAACGGAACAGTACAAGTTCTCTCCATGGTCAAGTCACGATAGGGATACTTATCTTTCAG gactGTGTTGTTGGTTTATTATTCGCACTGCTTCCAGTTTTGGGTGGTAACAGTGGTTTACTACAAGGGATTATATCAATGGGAAAGCT GCTCCTGATATTGTCAATATTTCTCACTGTTGCATCTCTACTAACGTGGTCATTTGTGCCTCGCTTTCTGAAGCTAATGATTCAGTTATCATCTCAA ACAAATGAACTTTACCAATTAGCTGCTGTGGCGTTCTGCTTACTATCTGCATGG TGCAGTGATAAGCTGGGTCTTAGTCTTGAGTTGGGATCATTTGTGGCTGGTGTTATGCTGTCCACAACTGAGTTTGCTCAACATACACTAGAGCAG GTGGAACCGATTCGTAATTTGTTTGCCGCTCTCTTCCTGTCAAGTATCGGTATGCTCATAAATGTGCACTTTCTATGGAACCACGTGGATATCCTTCTGGCATCTGTGATTCTAGTCATAGTTGTTAAGACAGCAATTGCAGCGATAGTGGTTAAGGCTTTTCGGTACAACATCAAGATATCTTTCCAT GTGGGGGTACTTCTTGCTCAGATCGGCGAGTTTGCCTTTGTTCTGCTAAGCCGAGCATCAAACCTGCACGTTATCGAG GGGAAAATGTATCTCCTCCTATTGGGAACAACAGCTCTGAGTCTC GTGACGACTCCATTGTTGTTCAAGTTGATACCGAGTGCAATGAACCTGGGTGTCATCCTTCGATGGTTTCCTTCTGAGAATAGCTCCCCGAACGAG AGTATGCAGGAGAAAGCATCGATGATAGAAATACATAACAGAACCAACTGA
- the LOC106396956 gene encoding K(+) efflux antiporter 5 isoform X1 has translation MDLDEEAPVPSVLAAMISDDHNPHASPHFHHSISMARRRFTVIGFSFLLLVGTTLSARSDKETRERFYGNVVNSTAPGNGEGSIAKMFDRVLEKEFSENDQPEGSDGGASFNSSVADQQAEIETVAKVTHEKGKRNDTQENNGTRPFQLQDVFSLENEDSDDMTLIDKKNNVFVMSNKKSKYPILQVDLRLISDLVVIIVFAAIGGIVFSCLGQPVIVGYLLAGSIIGPGGLKFISEMVQVETVAQFGVVFLLFALGLEFSMTKLKVVGPVAVLGGLFQIVLLMFLCGVTALLCGARLSEGIFVGAFLSMSSTAVVVKFLVERNSTSSLHGQVTIGILIFQDCVVGLLFALLPVLGGNSGLLQGIISMGKLLLILSIFLTVASLLTWSFVPRFLKLMIQLSSQVSFNDSISFEWHPNSCQCFFHYVMQTNELYQLAAVAFCLLSAWCSDKLGLSLELGSFVAGVMLSTTEFAQHTLEQVEPIRNLFAALFLSSIGMLINVHFLWNHVDILLASVILVIVVKTAIAAIVVKAFRYNIKISFHVGVLLAQIGEFAFVLLSRASNLHVIEGKMYLLLLGTTALSLVTTPLLFKLIPSAMNLGVILRWFPSENSSPNESMQEKASMIEIHNRTN, from the exons ATGGATCTCGACGAAGAAGCTCCGGTGCCTTCCGTATTGGCCGCCATGATCTCCGATGACCACAATCCACACGCTTCTCCTCACTTTCATCATTCT ATATCAATGGCGAGGAGGAGATTCACAGTGATTGGATTCTCGTTCCTCCTTTTAGTTGGTACGACTTTATCAGCGAGATCTGATAAGGAAACCAGAGAGCGCTTCTACGGCAACGTTGTCAACTCCACGGCTCCGGGAAACGGCGAAGGGAGTATCGCTAAAATGTTCGATCGAGTTCTCGAGAAAGAGTTCTCCGAAAACGATCAGCCTGAAG GATCGGATGGAGGAGCCAGCTTTAACAGCAGTGTTGCTGATCAACAA GCTGAAATAGAGACTGTAGCAAAAGTAACGCATGAGAAGGGCAAACGAAATGATACTCAAGAAAATAA TGGTACGAGACCATTCCAACTTCAAGATGTGTTTTCCTTGGAAAATGAAGATTCTGATGATATGACTCTTATTGACAAAAAG AACAATGTTTTTGTCATGTCGAACAAAAAATCTAAGTATCCCATACTTCAAGTAGACCTGAG ATTGATATCAGATTTGGTTGTCATTATTGTTTTTGCTGCGATTGGTGGCATTGTCTTCTCGTGTCTTGGACAACCG GTCATTGTTGGATATCTTCTGGCGGGGTCAATCATTGGGCCAGGAGGACTGAAATTCATCAGTGAAATGGTTCag GTTGAAACTGTGGCCCAGTTTGGTGTTGTTTTCCTCCTTTTTGCTTTGGGCTTGGAGTTCTCAATGACTAAG CTGAAAGTTGTTGGCCCAGTTGCTGTCCTTGGAGGACTTTTTCAAATCGTATTACTGATGTTTCTGTGTGGTGTAACTGCATTG TTATGTGGAGCAAGGTTATCGGAGGGTATTTTTGTTGGTGCTTTTCTGTCTATGTCATCAACAGCAGTG GTGGTAAAGTTTTTAGTGGAACGGAACAGTACAAGTTCTCTCCATGGTCAAGTCACGATAGGGATACTTATCTTTCAG gactGTGTTGTTGGTTTATTATTCGCACTGCTTCCAGTTTTGGGTGGTAACAGTGGTTTACTACAAGGGATTATATCAATGGGAAAGCT GCTCCTGATATTGTCAATATTTCTCACTGTTGCATCTCTACTAACGTGGTCATTTGTGCCTCGCTTTCTGAAGCTAATGATTCAGTTATCATCTCAAGTAAGTTTTAATGATTCAATTTCTTTTGAGTGGCATCCGAATTCTTGCCAATGTTTTTTTCATTATGTAATGCAGACAAATGAACTTTACCAATTAGCTGCTGTGGCGTTCTGCTTACTATCTGCATGG TGCAGTGATAAGCTGGGTCTTAGTCTTGAGTTGGGATCATTTGTGGCTGGTGTTATGCTGTCCACAACTGAGTTTGCTCAACATACACTAGAGCAG GTGGAACCGATTCGTAATTTGTTTGCCGCTCTCTTCCTGTCAAGTATCGGTATGCTCATAAATGTGCACTTTCTATGGAACCACGTGGATATCCTTCTGGCATCTGTGATTCTAGTCATAGTTGTTAAGACAGCAATTGCAGCGATAGTGGTTAAGGCTTTTCGGTACAACATCAAGATATCTTTCCAT GTGGGGGTACTTCTTGCTCAGATCGGCGAGTTTGCCTTTGTTCTGCTAAGCCGAGCATCAAACCTGCACGTTATCGAG GGGAAAATGTATCTCCTCCTATTGGGAACAACAGCTCTGAGTCTC GTGACGACTCCATTGTTGTTCAAGTTGATACCGAGTGCAATGAACCTGGGTGTCATCCTTCGATGGTTTCCTTCTGAGAATAGCTCCCCGAACGAG AGTATGCAGGAGAAAGCATCGATGATAGAAATACATAACAGAACCAACTGA